The Candidatus Methylomirabilota bacterium genome includes a window with the following:
- a CDS encoding ComF family protein, with protein MRYGPIAREALHAFKFGGRRALAAPLADLLTGLGLRALPGAAPDLLVPVPLHARRERERGYNQSALLAKRLGRGWGVPVATDALGRALATAPQSDLDAAARRKNVRGAFTVLRPELVVGRHVLLVDDILTTGATVGECARCLTSAGAAAVGVLTVARVD; from the coding sequence GTGCGTTATGGGCCCATTGCGCGCGAGGCGCTTCACGCCTTCAAGTTCGGCGGCCGCCGGGCCCTCGCGGCCCCGCTCGCCGATCTGCTCACGGGGCTTGGCCTGAGAGCCTTGCCGGGAGCCGCGCCCGATCTCCTGGTGCCGGTACCGCTTCACGCGCGTCGCGAGCGAGAACGTGGCTACAACCAGTCGGCCCTCCTCGCCAAGCGCCTCGGGCGGGGCTGGGGCGTGCCCGTTGCCACCGATGCCCTGGGCCGAGCACTGGCGACCGCGCCCCAATCCGACCTCGACGCCGCGGCGCGCCGCAAGAACGTTCGGGGCGCCTTCACCGTGCTCAGGCCCGAGCTGGTCGTCGGCCGCCACGTGCTGCTCGTCGACGACATCCTGACCACGGGAGCCACGGTGGGGGAATGCGCGCGCTGCCTGACCAGCGCGGGCGCCGCCGCGGTGGGCGTGCTGACGGTGGCCCGCGTCGACTGA